TCCCACGATTACTATAAAAGGGTGCTCTGGGTTTTCTTTGAGTTTAGTCAGGAATTTCAACTCCTTGTTGACCAAGAATCCGGCCAACCTTAAATCAAAGTGAGAAGTCATACCATAAGTAGAGGCATGTTTCCGGTGGGATGTCCCAAACGCATCGTTTACGTATATATCGGCTAAAGACGCAAGCTGCTTGGAGAATTCAGATTCATTCTCGGTTTCTTCGATATGAAATCTCAAATTCTCTAGGAGCATCACCTCTCCTTCTTCCAGGTCGTCAACCTCGCTTTTTACTTCCCTTCCTATCACCTTTCCGATGAATTTCACCGGTTTGCCCAGAAGCTCGGAGATTCGTGAGGAGACTGCCCTTAAAGAAAGGTCCTGTATCGCTCTTCCCTTGGGTCTTCCCAGATGAGAGCCCAGCACGACCTTTGCCCCTTTTTCTACGAGGTAATCGATGGTGGGGATTGCCCTTCTTATTCTGTAATCTTCGCTTATTATTCCGTCTCTGATCGGCACATTAAAGTCGACCCTTACAAACACCCTTCTTCCTTCAAATTCGGAGTCGGGCAGGTCTGAGATAACCATTTTGGACATGAACTCTTATCTCCCTATGAGTTCGATTAGGTCGACTACCCTGGAGGAATATCCGTACTCGTTGTCGTACCAGCCTATGACCTTGACCAGGTTGCCGCCTACGACCGAGGTAAGGGATGAATCAAAGACCGCTGAGTGGGAGTCGCCCACGAAATCGGATGAGACCAGTTCCTCGTCGGTATATCTCAAGTAACCCTTGAGTTCTCCCTCGGCAGCCTGTTTAAACTTCTCGTTGATTTCCTCTACGCTTGTATTCTTTTCGACCTCGCAGCTAAAATCCACTACCGACACATCGGCGGTCGGCACCCTTAAAGCCACGGAGCTCAATTTGCCCTTCAACTCCGGGAATATCAATTCAATTGCCTTAGCCGCTCCGGTGCTGGTCGGGATTATAGATAAAGCGGCTGCGCGTGCCCTTCTCAGGTCTTTATGCGGGGCGTCCAGAATTCTCTGGTCGTTGGTGTAGGAATGAATCGTGGACATTTCACCCCTCTTGATCTTGAAGTTCTCATGAAGTACCTTGACCAACATGGCGAAGCAGTTGGTGGTGCAAGAGGCATTGGAAACGACGTGGTGTTTTGCCGGGTCGTACCGGTCGTGGTTAACGCCTATCACTGCGGTGAGGTCAACTTCTCCTTTCGCAGGTGCGGTAATTAGCACTTTCTTAACACTGCCTCTCAGGTGGGATGAAGCGGCCTCTTTCGAGGTGAAAAGCCCGCTTGCCTCCACAACCACGTTTGCACCGACATCTTCCCAGGGGATTTTTTTCGGGTCCCTCTCGGAAAATACCCGGATGGTTCGCCCGTCCACCAGGATATGACCGTTTTCTGATTTAACATCGCCTTTGTATGGACCGAAAATCGAGTCGTATTTAAAGAGATGAGCTAACGTTTTTGCATCGGTAATATCGTTAATGCCTACAAAATCTATATTTTTTCTGCCAAGACCGATTCTAAGAACGTGTCTTCCTATTCTCCCAAAACCGTTAATACCTACCTTTATTGACATTTTTTCCTCCGGAAGATTGTCTTTAGTGGGATAAGTCTAATTACAAATTACCCCTTTTGAACTTTGGAGTCAAGGTTTTAGGGTCTATTACATATCAATCTAAAACTTGAATTTAGCCTAATTACCAGATATTTTTGAGGTCTCATGTCAAAGAAAAGGGTTGCGGTTTTAGGGGCAAGCGGCTATACCGGGAGTGACCTGCTAAGGTTTCTTCTTCTTCATCCTAAAGTTGAGGTAGTATACGCAACTGCGGAAAAACATGCCGGAAAAAAGATCTGGGAAGTGCTCCCCCACCTTCGGGGTTTTTATGACCTAGAGCTTCAACCTCTTGATACAAGGTTAATTCCTGACGAGGTCGAAGCCGTGTTTGCCGCCCTTCCTCACGGAGCCTCGGCAAAAGTGGTTCAGGAACTGGTGGAGAGAGGAAAGAAGGTTGTAGACCTGGGAGCGGATTTCCGGCTCAGTTACCCGGTTTATAAGGAATGGTACGGGGAACACCATTGCCCGGAGCTTATAAATGAAGCGGTCTACGGGATCACCGAGCTTTTTGAATCCAGGATTGCTAAAGCCAGGCTCGTGGCCAATCCGGGATGCTATCCGGAATCGGCCATCCTTGGGCTGGCCCCTCTTCTAAAAAATAAATTGATAGAGGCGGACTCAATTATTGTAGACTCAAAATCAGGCGTCTCTGGAGCGGGGAGGTCGCCAGAACTCGGCCTTCATTTCTGCGAGGTGAACGAGGGTGTTAAGGCATATAAGGTGGGAGAACATCGCCATACGCCGGAGATCGAGGAGGTGCTTTCGAGCTATTCCGGGCTGGATGTAAAAGTTTCATTCACCCCTCATCTAATTCCTATGGACAGGGGAATACTCTCGACAATTTACGTGAGGCTGAAAGAGGAAATAAAAACCGGAGAGCTTCTTCATTTGTATGGCCGCTTCTATGAAGACAAAAAATTCGTTAGAATCACACCGGAAAAAACCTATCCATCCACGAATGATGTCAGAGGCTCAAACTTCTGCGATATCGGAATGAGGGCAAATCCAAGGAACAAGACTGCGGTCGTAATCTCCGTCCTCGACAACCTGGTAAAGGGCGCCTCC
The Thermodesulfobacteriota bacterium DNA segment above includes these coding regions:
- the gap gene encoding type I glyceraldehyde-3-phosphate dehydrogenase, with protein sequence MSIKVGINGFGRIGRHVLRIGLGRKNIDFVGINDITDAKTLAHLFKYDSIFGPYKGDVKSENGHILVDGRTIRVFSERDPKKIPWEDVGANVVVEASGLFTSKEAASSHLRGSVKKVLITAPAKGEVDLTAVIGVNHDRYDPAKHHVVSNASCTTNCFAMLVKVLHENFKIKRGEMSTIHSYTNDQRILDAPHKDLRRARAAALSIIPTSTGAAKAIELIFPELKGKLSSVALRVPTADVSVVDFSCEVEKNTSVEEINEKFKQAAEGELKGYLRYTDEELVSSDFVGDSHSAVFDSSLTSVVGGNLVKVIGWYDNEYGYSSRVVDLIELIGR
- the argC gene encoding N-acetyl-gamma-glutamyl-phosphate reductase, giving the protein MSKKRVAVLGASGYTGSDLLRFLLLHPKVEVVYATAEKHAGKKIWEVLPHLRGFYDLELQPLDTRLIPDEVEAVFAALPHGASAKVVQELVERGKKVVDLGADFRLSYPVYKEWYGEHHCPELINEAVYGITELFESRIAKARLVANPGCYPESAILGLAPLLKNKLIEADSIIVDSKSGVSGAGRSPELGLHFCEVNEGVKAYKVGEHRHTPEIEEVLSSYSGLDVKVSFTPHLIPMDRGILSTIYVRLKEEIKTGELLHLYGRFYEDKKFVRITPEKTYPSTNDVRGSNFCDIGMRANPRNKTAVVISVLDNLVKGASGQAIQNMNVMMGFDESLGLDMPPVFP